A DNA window from Rossellomorea marisflavi contains the following coding sequences:
- a CDS encoding DUF6944 family repetitive protein yields the protein MSNETKAIFGASVTAVGTVIAAVGATPFRVLSKPFRLDLSVIGNVLQGVGNGIEADTQEPFSLGRIGNEIQSLGNSTVVAGLIINFDDETKQKLVITGNWFQALGGTAALGPEFSEPDPDLNDGLSIIGNILQVTGNSLQAINGIENLKKSRIQKKLQYPDDGDDDDGSFRTFDVVGSWIQATGAVISLISTIGIPECSRFGYLVKEDDSEDST from the coding sequence ATGAGCAATGAAACCAAAGCCATCTTCGGCGCTTCCGTCACCGCGGTCGGTACCGTCATCGCCGCAGTGGGAGCCACCCCTTTCCGCGTCCTCTCCAAACCGTTCCGACTGGATTTGAGTGTTATCGGAAATGTGTTGCAGGGTGTGGGAAATGGAATCGAAGCCGACACCCAAGAACCTTTTTCCCTCGGTCGGATCGGAAATGAAATTCAATCCCTCGGAAACTCGACCGTCGTCGCCGGGCTGATCATCAACTTTGACGATGAAACGAAGCAAAAGCTTGTCATCACCGGGAACTGGTTCCAGGCACTAGGAGGAACCGCTGCCCTCGGACCTGAATTCAGTGAACCCGACCCCGATCTCAACGATGGCCTGTCGATCATCGGGAATATCCTCCAGGTGACCGGGAATTCCCTCCAGGCCATCAACGGAATCGAGAACCTGAAAAAAAGCAGGATCCAAAAGAAGCTTCAGTATCCTGATGACGGAGACGATGATGACGGAAGCTTCCGGACCTTCGATGTCGTCGGCAGCTGGATCCAGGCGACGGGTGCCGTCATTTCCCTGATCAGTACCATCGGCATACCCGAATGCAGCCGGTTCGGGTACCTCGTAAAGGAAGACGATTCGGAAGATTCCACATAA
- a CDS encoding SDR family oxidoreductase — MNVLVIGANGHTGRLIVKELAQSEQHFVKAMIRKTEQAEEMENLGARPIVADLEGDFSYALDNVNAVIFAAGSGGSTGDDKTRAVDREGAIKAIDFAKEKGIERFVMLSSMGADNPSNGPEGLQYYLEAKGIADEHLKESGLNYTIVRPGALSFDPGTGKITASDSIADKSNDIPREDVAKVIVESITTEETYHKVFEILGGDVPVEQALKTI; from the coding sequence ATGAATGTATTAGTGATTGGAGCCAACGGTCATACCGGCCGTCTCATCGTAAAGGAACTCGCTCAAAGTGAGCAGCACTTCGTCAAGGCGATGATCCGCAAGACCGAACAGGCAGAAGAGATGGAGAACCTCGGCGCAAGGCCGATTGTCGCCGATCTTGAAGGGGACTTCTCCTATGCCCTCGATAACGTGAACGCCGTCATCTTTGCAGCAGGAAGCGGCGGAAGCACCGGAGATGACAAGACCCGCGCCGTTGATCGGGAGGGCGCCATTAAAGCCATCGACTTCGCGAAAGAGAAAGGCATCGAACGGTTCGTGATGCTCAGTTCCATGGGGGCCGACAACCCATCAAACGGACCTGAAGGCCTTCAATACTATCTTGAAGCCAAAGGGATCGCCGACGAACACCTCAAAGAGAGCGGGCTGAATTATACGATCGTCCGACCCGGGGCATTGAGCTTTGATCCTGGTACAGGCAAGATCACTGCTTCCGATTCCATCGCAGACAAAAGCAATGATATCCCCCGTGAAGACGTGGCAAAGGTGATCGTCGAATCGATCACCACAGAGGAAACGTATCACAAAGTATTTGAAATACTCGGTGGGGACGTACCGGTTGAGCAAGCACTCAAGACAATATGA
- a CDS encoding HesB/IscA family protein: MSEIVNLTEAAAGQIKDMMREHDELDAMLRVGVKGGGCSGLSYGMGFEHDVQEGDTLLEQHGIKLVVAKDDAAILNGTKIDYKQSMMGGGFTIDNPNAIASCGCGSSFVTANNKGTPEEC; the protein is encoded by the coding sequence ATGAGTGAAATCGTCAACCTGACGGAAGCAGCCGCCGGTCAGATCAAGGATATGATGCGGGAACATGATGAGCTGGATGCCATGCTCCGTGTAGGAGTCAAAGGTGGTGGATGCAGCGGCCTGTCCTACGGTATGGGATTCGAACATGACGTGCAGGAAGGGGATACCCTCCTTGAACAGCACGGCATCAAGCTGGTCGTGGCAAAGGACGACGCTGCCATCCTGAACGGCACGAAGATAGACTACAAGCAGTCCATGATGGGCGGAGGCTTTACCATCGACAATCCGAATGCCATCGCGTCATGCGGGTGCGGATCATCGTTCGTGACGGCTAACAATAAAGGTACGCCTGAGGAATGCTAA
- a CDS encoding NAD(P)/FAD-dependent oxidoreductase yields MRKPRVVVLGAGYAGLMTVTRLQKQLGTNDAEIILVNKNDYHYETTWLHEASAGTLHHDRVRYDIKGVVNTSKVNFLQASVEDIKVEEKKVVTDQGDVEYDYLVIGLGAEAETFGIQGLHEHAFTISNVNGARQIRDHIDLQFATYKAEGEINDERLTIVVGGAGFTGIEFLGELGNRVPELCKEYDIDQKKVRIVCVEAAPMILPGFDPELVKYARAALEKKGVEFSIGTPLKEAREGSVLIAKSEDEIEELKAGTIVWAAGVRGSSLIEKSGIENMRARVKVNLDLRAPGHDDIFVLGDCSLMINEETERPYPPTAQIAMQQGETCARNIAALVHGKDQLENFKPDIKGTVCSLGEDDAIGVVYGKKLTGVKASFMKKVIDNRSLFMVGGPSLVFKKGKFKFF; encoded by the coding sequence TTGAGAAAGCCAAGAGTTGTCGTTTTAGGTGCAGGTTACGCTGGATTGATGACGGTTACCCGTCTTCAAAAACAATTGGGTACGAATGACGCAGAAATTATCCTAGTGAATAAAAATGATTATCACTATGAAACAACATGGTTGCATGAAGCATCAGCTGGTACGCTGCATCATGATCGTGTACGCTACGATATCAAAGGTGTGGTCAATACAAGCAAGGTCAACTTCCTTCAAGCATCTGTTGAAGATATCAAAGTAGAAGAGAAGAAGGTCGTAACGGACCAAGGTGATGTCGAGTATGACTACCTTGTGATCGGACTTGGTGCAGAAGCTGAAACATTCGGTATCCAAGGTCTTCACGAGCATGCGTTCACGATCTCAAATGTGAATGGTGCACGTCAGATCCGTGACCATATCGATCTTCAATTCGCTACGTACAAAGCAGAAGGCGAAATTAACGATGAGCGCTTGACGATCGTCGTCGGTGGTGCCGGATTCACAGGAATCGAGTTCCTTGGTGAGCTTGGTAACCGTGTCCCTGAGCTCTGCAAAGAGTACGATATCGACCAGAAGAAAGTACGCATCGTCTGTGTGGAAGCTGCTCCGATGATCCTTCCTGGATTCGATCCGGAACTAGTGAAATACGCTCGTGCGGCACTTGAGAAGAAAGGCGTAGAATTCTCGATCGGAACTCCGCTTAAAGAAGCAAGAGAAGGCAGTGTCCTCATTGCGAAAAGCGAAGATGAAATCGAAGAACTGAAAGCCGGTACCATCGTATGGGCAGCAGGCGTACGCGGAAGCTCCCTCATTGAGAAATCAGGCATCGAGAACATGCGTGCCCGTGTCAAAGTCAACCTTGACCTTCGCGCACCTGGACATGACGATATCTTCGTCCTCGGAGACTGCTCACTCATGATCAACGAAGAAACAGAACGCCCTTATCCTCCGACTGCACAGATCGCCATGCAGCAAGGGGAAACATGTGCACGCAACATCGCAGCACTTGTTCACGGGAAAGATCAGCTGGAAAACTTCAAGCCGGACATCAAAGGTACCGTCTGCTCACTGGGTGAAGACGATGCCATCGGTGTGGTTTACGGTAAGAAACTGACTGGTGTGAAAGCTTCATTCATGAAAAAAGTGATCGATAACCGTTCACTATTCATGGTAGGCGGACCATCACTCGTATTCAAAAAAGGGAAATTCAAATTTTTCTAA
- a CDS encoding YuiB family protein → MPIHVILISMLLFLVLFFGIGFLLNMLLRMTWIMTIIYPIIVIFIVDEVRFIDYFRNAGEAFPELGRRISHLASADLLILGSGLVGAVLSGIVMRILRSKGYRMF, encoded by the coding sequence ATGCCAATACACGTCATCTTGATTTCAATGCTTCTGTTTCTGGTCCTGTTCTTCGGAATCGGTTTTTTGCTCAATATGCTGCTTCGAATGACATGGATCATGACCATCATCTATCCGATCATCGTCATTTTCATCGTGGATGAAGTGCGTTTCATCGACTATTTCAGAAACGCGGGGGAAGCGTTCCCTGAACTAGGGAGAAGGATCAGTCATTTGGCTTCTGCCGATCTGCTGATTCTTGGAAGCGGTTTAGTAGGTGCGGTCCTTTCAGGGATCGTCATGAGGATATTGAGATCAAAGGGATATCGAATGTTTTAA
- a CDS encoding NAD(P)/FAD-dependent oxidoreductase: MKEDQKVYDITVIGGGPTGLFTAFYGGMRKASVKIIESLPQLGGQLATLYPEKYIYDVAGFPKVKAQDLVNNLKEQMSKFETTICLEQAVEQVEKQGDGCFKLTTDKEIHYSRTIIITAGNGAFQPRRLELEGALEYEGKNLHYFVDNLEYFRGKNVAICGGGDSAVDWALMLEPVASKVQLIHRRDKFRAHEHSVELLEQSSVELKTPFVPSDLVADGERINQLVLDKVKSEEKEVIDFDELIVNFGFVSSLGPIKDWGLDIEKNSIVVNSRMETNIPGIYAAGDISTYDGKVKLIASGFGEAPTAVNNAKAFMDPKARVQPLHSTSMFND, from the coding sequence GTGAAGGAAGATCAAAAAGTTTACGATATCACGGTCATCGGCGGAGGTCCTACAGGGTTGTTCACGGCCTTCTACGGCGGAATGAGGAAAGCATCCGTCAAAATCATCGAAAGCCTGCCCCAGCTCGGCGGACAACTCGCCACCCTTTATCCTGAAAAGTACATATATGATGTTGCCGGATTTCCTAAGGTAAAGGCACAGGACCTGGTCAACAACCTGAAGGAACAGATGTCGAAGTTCGAAACGACGATCTGCCTCGAACAGGCGGTCGAACAAGTCGAGAAGCAGGGCGACGGCTGCTTCAAACTGACGACAGATAAAGAAATCCATTACTCAAGGACCATCATCATCACGGCCGGGAACGGAGCGTTCCAGCCGAGGCGCCTGGAGCTTGAAGGGGCACTGGAATACGAAGGGAAAAACCTTCATTATTTCGTGGATAATCTTGAATACTTCCGCGGCAAAAACGTCGCCATCTGCGGTGGCGGGGACTCTGCAGTCGACTGGGCGCTCATGCTCGAGCCGGTGGCAAGCAAGGTACAGCTCATCCACCGCAGGGACAAATTCCGCGCTCACGAGCACAGTGTCGAGCTTCTGGAACAATCGAGCGTCGAACTCAAGACCCCGTTCGTTCCATCCGATCTGGTGGCAGATGGAGAACGCATCAACCAGCTTGTTCTCGATAAGGTGAAAAGCGAGGAAAAAGAAGTGATCGACTTCGACGAATTAATCGTGAACTTCGGTTTCGTCTCATCCCTCGGTCCGATCAAAGACTGGGGTCTGGATATTGAGAAAAATTCCATCGTGGTGAACTCCCGCATGGAGACGAATATCCCGGGAATTTATGCTGCTGGTGATATCAGCACGTATGACGGAAAGGTCAAGCTGATCGCAAGCGGATTCGGCGAAGCGCCTACTGCCGTCAACAATGCCAAGGCCTTCATGGATCCGAAGGCACGTGTACAGCCTCTTCACAGTACCTCTATGTTCAATGATTGA
- a CDS encoding cobalamin-binding protein produces MRLISICPNNTELIDELGLTPHLVAVDDYSDHPESVLSLPRLGPDLSIDMDRVESLQPDLVLASLSVPGMEKNIDELERRGIPHLTLNPQSFKDIADDLLSIGRACGMDESDVLNKRGHFLQKVEELKAIGQGITNRPSLYWEWWPKPVFTPGRTNWLTELSDMCGAVNLFRDVELASVQTDWEDVLARDPDYICLAWVGVRQDKVKPELIKKRPGWTSLKAVQDERILVLEEAFYCRPSPLLLKGAVKLAKILHPDEYAHM; encoded by the coding sequence ATGCGCCTCATATCCATATGCCCCAACAATACAGAGTTGATCGACGAACTCGGCCTCACCCCGCACCTTGTGGCGGTTGATGACTACTCTGATCATCCGGAATCCGTCTTATCCCTGCCAAGGCTCGGCCCCGATCTATCCATCGATATGGATCGGGTCGAAAGCCTTCAACCCGATCTTGTCCTTGCATCGCTGAGCGTACCGGGAATGGAGAAGAATATCGACGAGCTTGAGAGACGTGGTATTCCCCACCTTACGCTGAACCCCCAGAGCTTCAAGGATATAGCGGATGATCTCCTTTCCATCGGGCGCGCATGCGGAATGGACGAATCCGACGTGTTGAATAAGCGCGGTCACTTCCTTCAAAAAGTCGAAGAATTGAAGGCCATCGGTCAAGGCATCACCAATCGCCCTTCCTTGTACTGGGAATGGTGGCCAAAGCCGGTCTTCACGCCCGGCAGGACAAACTGGCTGACGGAGCTGAGTGACATGTGCGGGGCCGTAAACCTCTTCCGTGACGTCGAACTGGCGAGCGTCCAGACAGACTGGGAAGATGTCCTGGCAAGGGATCCTGATTATATATGCCTCGCGTGGGTGGGCGTGCGGCAGGATAAAGTAAAACCGGAACTGATCAAAAAGAGACCCGGCTGGACCTCCCTGAAGGCGGTTCAGGATGAACGGATCCTCGTACTGGAGGAAGCCTTCTACTGCAGGCCATCCCCACTCCTTTTAAAAGGTGCCGTCAAGCTTGCAAAAATCCTGCATCCTGACGAATACGCCCATATGTAA
- a CDS encoding 2-hydroxyacid dehydrogenase: MLKPFIYITRKLPGTLIESLQDRYEVEMWEQDDVQVPREILLEKAGKASALLTMLSDRIDRELLDQAENLKVVANLAVGYDNIDVEYAKENGIVVCNTPDVLTETTADLAFGLMMATARRIVEGDRYIREGEWKSWSPLLLAGADIHHKTLGIVGMGSIGQAVARRAKGFSMDVLYHNRNRRPEAEEALGAAFRSLDDLLKESDFVVVLAPLTEETKGLFQKEQFALMKNSAIFINAARGPIVNEDALVEAIREGMIAGAGLDVFTKEPIDMDHPLLSLDRVVVLPHIGSSSVDTRYDMVRLCTANIQAVLEGKEPRTAL; this comes from the coding sequence CTGTTGAAACCGTTCATTTACATTACGCGTAAATTACCTGGAACATTGATTGAATCGCTTCAGGATCGGTATGAAGTGGAGATGTGGGAGCAGGATGATGTGCAAGTACCGAGGGAAATCCTGTTGGAGAAAGCAGGGAAGGCGTCCGCGCTCCTGACGATGCTTTCAGACCGGATCGATCGTGAACTGCTCGATCAAGCGGAGAACCTGAAGGTCGTTGCCAATCTGGCAGTGGGGTATGACAATATCGATGTGGAGTACGCCAAGGAAAATGGCATCGTGGTCTGCAATACCCCGGACGTCTTGACAGAAACGACGGCCGATCTTGCCTTCGGTTTGATGATGGCTACGGCCAGGAGGATTGTCGAAGGTGATCGGTACATAAGGGAAGGCGAATGGAAAAGCTGGTCGCCACTCCTCCTTGCGGGAGCGGATATCCATCACAAGACCCTGGGGATCGTCGGGATGGGCAGCATCGGGCAAGCGGTGGCGAGGAGAGCCAAAGGGTTCAGCATGGATGTCCTGTATCACAACCGGAACCGCAGGCCGGAAGCGGAAGAAGCCTTGGGAGCTGCTTTCAGGTCCCTTGATGATCTGTTGAAGGAGTCCGATTTCGTTGTGGTCCTTGCCCCTCTCACTGAGGAGACGAAAGGTTTGTTCCAGAAAGAGCAGTTTGCCCTGATGAAAAACAGCGCGATTTTCATCAATGCCGCCAGGGGACCCATTGTTAATGAGGATGCGCTGGTGGAAGCGATTCGTGAAGGGATGATTGCCGGAGCAGGACTGGATGTGTTCACCAAGGAGCCGATTGACATGGATCACCCCCTCCTTTCACTGGATAGGGTCGTGGTGCTCCCTCATATCGGGAGTTCATCCGTCGATACGAGGTATGATATGGTGAGGTTATGCACCGCAAACATACAGGCAGTGCTCGAAGGAAAGGAACCGAGAACGGCCCTATAA
- a CDS encoding tyrosine-type recombinase/integrase: MSNQKEYPKLTIEQVIDLVIAGKSAEGLRERTLRDYRKDWKYFVTGLEKNYEIETVDELSPQIFRDDINYLKYDAPKYDGHKYIQSGQGIGLSDTTINIRLRVYRAMFNFLQWEDLIEVNPMSGVRLLKQDIDLTNCFIDDEVKEVLREPNQRDYVGFRDYVAMVLLVDRGIRANELLGLRAGDIDFQTRFITRGKSWLVVTK, translated from the coding sequence ATGTCAAATCAGAAGGAATATCCAAAATTAACAATAGAACAAGTAATTGACCTTGTGATTGCTGGAAAGAGTGCAGAAGGTCTAAGAGAAAGAACCTTAAGAGATTACCGAAAAGATTGGAAATATTTCGTTACTGGGCTTGAAAAGAATTATGAAATCGAAACAGTGGATGAACTTTCACCACAGATTTTTAGAGATGATATTAACTATTTGAAATATGATGCACCTAAATACGATGGACATAAGTATATCCAAAGTGGGCAAGGCATCGGTTTATCTGATACAACAATAAACATTCGCCTTAGGGTGTATCGTGCTATGTTTAATTTTTTGCAGTGGGAAGATTTGATTGAAGTAAATCCAATGTCTGGTGTGAGATTATTAAAACAAGATATTGACCTAACAAACTGTTTCATAGATGATGAAGTTAAAGAGGTTCTAAGGGAACCAAATCAACGTGATTATGTTGGGTTTAGGGATTATGTAGCCATGGTATTGTTAGTAGATAGAGGGATCAGAGCAAATGAACTTTTAGGCTTACGAGCGGGCGATATCGATTTCCAAACTAGGTTCATTACCCGTGGAAAGAGTTGGTTAGTTGTAACAAAATAA
- a CDS encoding YuzD family protein, whose translation MKPVELCVYGAEITCPSCVNLPSSKETYEWLEAAIGRKYPEQPFTITYIDIHSPPENDAFKEFSARVIEEDLFYPVVTVEGTIVGEGNPRLKDVYSELEKYGYKAI comes from the coding sequence ATGAAACCGGTCGAGCTATGTGTGTATGGAGCAGAGATCACATGTCCAAGCTGTGTGAATCTGCCGTCATCAAAAGAAACGTACGAGTGGCTGGAGGCCGCAATCGGGAGGAAGTACCCCGAACAGCCATTCACCATCACGTATATCGATATCCATTCACCTCCTGAGAATGACGCCTTCAAGGAGTTTTCCGCACGTGTAATCGAAGAGGATCTCTTCTATCCCGTAGTGACGGTGGAAGGAACCATCGTGGGGGAAGGGAACCCACGCCTGAAGGATGTGTATTCAGAGCTGGAAAAGTACGGGTACAAGGCTATATGA
- a CDS encoding class I SAM-dependent methyltransferase translates to MGIDFHDRNLEGCYARREVHDSWRTLIKSLVPIERIGSAADIGCGGGIYSRVLAGMGIPEVTGVDFSEAMLKGAVEHSEGYENLSYHHGSAYSTGLKSDSQDLVLERALIHHVDDVEACFAEAFRVLQKGGTLIVQDRTREDCFQEGSTHHIRGYIMELFPKLREKEESHRPQSNQVIEALKSAGFNTIEEIVFWETRALYESKEPLLEDIRNRTGRSILFDLDDKELERLVGMLNEKISVNGPLEEKDRWTIWKAVK, encoded by the coding sequence ATGGGGATTGATTTCCATGACAGGAACTTGGAAGGATGCTATGCCAGAAGGGAAGTGCATGATTCTTGGCGTACTTTGATAAAAAGTCTCGTTCCGATCGAAAGGATTGGGAGTGCAGCAGATATCGGTTGCGGGGGAGGGATCTATTCGAGGGTGCTGGCCGGAATGGGGATACCTGAAGTGACCGGGGTCGATTTTTCAGAAGCCATGCTCAAAGGAGCAGTGGAGCATAGTGAGGGATATGAGAATCTGTCGTACCATCATGGCAGTGCTTACTCGACAGGGCTGAAGTCGGACAGCCAGGACCTGGTCCTCGAGAGAGCATTGATTCATCACGTGGATGATGTGGAAGCGTGTTTTGCCGAAGCCTTCAGGGTGCTGCAAAAGGGAGGGACGCTGATCGTCCAGGACCGTACCCGTGAAGACTGTTTTCAAGAGGGGAGTACCCATCATATTCGCGGATACATCATGGAGTTGTTTCCGAAGCTAAGGGAAAAGGAAGAAAGCCACCGGCCTCAGAGCAATCAGGTTATCGAGGCACTGAAGTCGGCTGGATTCAATACAATTGAAGAAATCGTTTTTTGGGAAACGAGGGCTCTGTATGAATCCAAGGAACCCTTGCTGGAGGATATAAGGAATCGAACAGGGAGAAGCATCTTATTTGATCTGGATGACAAGGAGTTGGAGCGGCTTGTCGGGATGCTGAACGAAAAGATATCCGTAAATGGACCACTGGAGGAAAAGGACAGATGGACGATCTGGAAGGCCGTGAAATAA
- a CDS encoding 3D domain-containing protein, protein MIKNWSKRLLMVLLFIFALETTFQSVSGVKAATLKAWWETQMENAGRGEHEINQLGMTAKVLKKVSGTKTQISSSKPVKDKPVTLNGLNWDQYKKHTVVATGYTAGVESTGKSPGHPGYGITYSGVKVKRDLYSTIAADTTVFPIGTVLYIPDYGFGVVADTGSAIKGNKLDLYYDTVAEVYAEWGKKTLDVYIIEVGSGKLTEEQLTKLNENKTMQVFRNQILSPEKE, encoded by the coding sequence ATGATTAAGAATTGGAGCAAACGACTTTTGATGGTCCTATTGTTCATTTTTGCCCTTGAGACGACATTCCAATCGGTATCGGGCGTCAAGGCGGCAACCCTCAAAGCGTGGTGGGAGACCCAGATGGAGAATGCCGGACGGGGGGAACACGAGATCAATCAATTAGGCATGACTGCAAAGGTCCTTAAGAAAGTGAGCGGTACCAAAACCCAGATTTCATCGAGTAAACCTGTGAAAGACAAACCAGTCACCCTGAACGGGCTGAATTGGGATCAATATAAGAAGCATACTGTCGTCGCCACGGGCTATACGGCAGGGGTGGAGTCAACGGGGAAGAGTCCCGGCCACCCGGGCTATGGCATTACATACTCCGGCGTCAAGGTGAAGCGTGACCTTTATTCGACCATAGCGGCTGACACGACGGTCTTTCCGATCGGGACGGTGCTGTACATCCCTGACTATGGATTCGGGGTGGTCGCCGACACCGGGAGTGCCATCAAGGGAAACAAGCTCGACTTGTACTATGATACAGTCGCTGAGGTGTATGCAGAGTGGGGGAAGAAAACCCTTGATGTATACATCATCGAAGTCGGTTCAGGTAAGCTCACAGAAGAGCAGCTGACCAAGCTGAATGAAAATAAAACGATGCAGGTATTCAGGAATCAAATCCTTTCACCTGAGAAAGAATGA
- a CDS encoding NAD(P)/FAD-dependent oxidoreductase, with protein sequence MKHLVLLGGGYGNMRVLLRLLPNQLPEDVSITLIDRNPYHCLKTEYYALAAGTISDHHVRVTFPEHERLSYIYGDVTRVDTEAKQIHIAGQDSVPYDDLVIGLGCEDKFHGVPGAEENSYSIQTIEKSRKTYHTLNNLPAGSIVGIVGAGLSGIELASELRESRSDLKIKLFDRGPRILNAFPERLSSYVHGWFDENNVEIVNNSNITKVDPTTLHNHEEQIHCDAIVWTAGIQPSKVVRDMDVETDASGRVVISKYHNLPNDEHVYIVGDCASLPQAPSAQLAEGQAEQIVTILLKRWANEPLPETLPKIKLKGILGSLGKKHGFGLVNERSITGRVARLLKSGVLWMYKYHNG encoded by the coding sequence ATGAAACATTTAGTGCTGCTCGGCGGCGGATATGGCAATATGCGCGTACTCCTTCGCTTATTACCGAATCAACTACCAGAAGATGTATCCATCACCCTGATCGACCGCAATCCGTATCACTGCTTGAAGACAGAATATTATGCCCTCGCGGCAGGAACCATTTCCGATCACCATGTGAGGGTCACCTTCCCTGAGCATGAACGCCTTTCCTACATATATGGAGATGTGACACGCGTCGATACGGAAGCCAAACAGATCCATATCGCCGGTCAGGATTCGGTCCCATACGATGACCTCGTCATCGGATTGGGCTGTGAGGACAAGTTCCACGGAGTCCCTGGTGCTGAAGAGAATTCGTACAGCATCCAGACCATCGAGAAATCCAGGAAGACGTATCATACGTTGAACAACCTCCCTGCCGGTTCCATCGTCGGGATTGTCGGAGCCGGATTAAGCGGGATCGAGCTCGCCAGTGAACTCCGTGAGAGTCGCAGCGATTTGAAGATCAAGCTCTTCGACCGTGGCCCACGTATTCTCAATGCGTTCCCTGAACGCCTCAGCTCCTATGTGCATGGCTGGTTCGATGAGAACAACGTCGAGATCGTGAACAATTCCAACATCACGAAGGTGGATCCGACAACCCTTCACAATCACGAAGAGCAGATTCACTGTGATGCCATCGTATGGACGGCGGGAATCCAACCGAGCAAGGTGGTCCGCGACATGGATGTCGAGACAGACGCGAGTGGGCGTGTCGTCATCAGCAAGTACCATAACCTTCCGAATGATGAACATGTATACATCGTCGGGGATTGCGCCAGCCTCCCACAGGCACCGAGTGCACAGCTCGCCGAAGGCCAGGCCGAACAGATCGTCACGATCCTGCTGAAGCGCTGGGCCAATGAACCCCTTCCGGAGACGCTTCCCAAGATCAAGCTGAAAGGGATCCTCGGCTCCCTCGGCAAGAAGCATGGCTTCGGGCTGGTGAACGAGCGCTCCATTACCGGGCGTGTCGCACGACTATTGAAGTCCGGCGTCCTCTGGATGTACAAATACCATAATGGATGA
- a CDS encoding YuzB family protein, whose amino-acid sequence MKPIIEFCISNLASGAQAALEILERDPNLDVIEYGCLGYCGKCAQSMYALVNGEVVTGDTPQGLVDEIYQFLEENPMF is encoded by the coding sequence TTGAAACCAATAATCGAATTTTGTATAAGCAATCTTGCGAGTGGTGCGCAGGCAGCGCTTGAAATATTGGAGAGGGATCCGAATCTCGATGTCATCGAATATGGGTGCCTCGGGTACTGCGGGAAATGTGCCCAATCCATGTACGCCCTGGTCAACGGGGAAGTCGTGACCGGCGATACACCACAGGGATTGGTGGATGAAATCTATCAGTTCCTCGAAGAAAACCCGATGTTTTAA
- a CDS encoding NifU family protein, giving the protein MTEQTDMMSSVQEVLDKLRPFLLRDGGDCELVDVEDGIVKLRLLGACGSCPSSTITLKAGIERALVEEVPGIVEVEQVF; this is encoded by the coding sequence ATGACTGAACAAACAGATATGATGTCGTCCGTACAGGAAGTATTAGATAAATTGCGTCCGTTCCTCCTTCGCGATGGCGGTGACTGTGAGCTCGTCGACGTAGAAGACGGGATCGTCAAACTTCGCCTATTGGGTGCATGCGGAAGCTGCCCAAGTTCAACCATCACCCTCAAAGCAGGTATCGAGCGTGCCCTGGTTGAAGAAGTGCCTGGAATCGTCGAAGTAGAACAAGTCTTTTAA
- a CDS encoding YuiA family protein — MRAGTTKTKSCEYCSGKGYFQLVLGGSETCPCCSGSGKQK, encoded by the coding sequence ATGAGAGCTGGTACAACGAAGACAAAATCATGTGAATACTGTTCGGGAAAAGGGTATTTCCAGCTGGTATTGGGCGGATCTGAAACCTGTCCTTGCTGCAGTGGAAGCGGCAAGCAAAAATAG